A single genomic interval of Juglans regia cultivar Chandler chromosome 1, Walnut 2.0, whole genome shotgun sequence harbors:
- the LOC109013252 gene encoding protein NEN4 has translation MESSTSGKERTAEIVFFDLETTVPNRAGKRFWVLEFGAIVVCPKKLVELESYSTLVRPKDLSVVSLRSGRCDGITREVVANAPVFEDVADKIFSILNGRVWAGHNIQRFDCIRIKEAFSDIGRPAPEPVGMIDSLGVLTEKFGRRAGNMKMATLASYFGLGQQKHRSLDDVRMNLEVLKHCATVLFLESSLPSVLLGKWQGSPTVITRSRANGKLPCREETSRKSPPTSAVYQRAVPYTRGSLGKMTEGVRNLLCKAQGKQLPLNSLVLKHSHMLRLR, from the exons ATGGAGTCCTCTACGTCGGGAAAAGAAAGGACAGCAGAGATTGTGTTCTTCGACTTGGAAACAACCGTACCCAATAGAGCTGGAAAACGGTTCTGGGTGTTGGAGTTTGGTGCAATTGTGGTTTGCCCGAAGAAACTCGTTGAACTAGAGAGCTACAGCACACTCGTAAGACCCAAGGATTTGTCTGTGGTGTCGTTGAGATCCGGACGATGTGATGGGATAACTAGGGAAGTTGTTGCAAATGCACCGGTTTTTGAAGATGTTGCTGACAAAATATTCAGTATTCTGAATGGTAGGGTGTGGGCAGGCCACAACATCCAAAGATTCGACTGTATTCGCATTAAGGAAGCCTTTTCTGACATTGGTAGGCCTGCTCCAGAACCGGTTGGGATGATTGATTCTTTAGGGGTCTTAACGGAGAAGTTCGGCAGAAGAGCTGGAAATatgaag ATGGCAACATTGGCTTCTTACTTTGGGCTCGGGCAGCAAAAGCACAG GAGCCTCGACGATGTTCGCATGAACTTGGAGGTCCTCAAGCATTGTGCAACGGTGCTATTCTTG GAATCAAGTCTCCCAAGCGTATTGCTTGGCAAGTGGCAGGGCTCTCCCACGGTTATAACGAGAAGTAGAGCAAATGGAAAATTGCCATGCAGAGAAGAAACTAGCAGAAAATCTCCCCCAACCTCTGCTGTGTATCAGAGAGCAGTTCCCTATACAAGGGGAAGTCTGGGAAAG ATGACAGAAGGGGTGAGAAATTTATTGTGTAAAGCCCAAGGAAAGCAATTACCTCTTAACAGCCTAGTACTCAAGCATTCTCATATGCTACGACTACGTTGA
- the LOC109013249 gene encoding sulfate transporter 2.1: MAAPAMETFTLEEIVLPNTSNMAAPAMETFTPEEIPDLEKSSQAERAQWVLNAPEPPGPWRELIHSVRETLLGPCGNKLLALKNQPGPEQVVLFLQGIFPILVWCRSYSVTKFKNDLLAGLTIASLCIPQSIGYATLAKLDPQYGLYTSVVPPLIYAVMGTSREIAIGPVAVVSLLLPSMIQKLQDPVADPVSYTKLVLTATFFAGIFQTAFGLFRLGFLVDFLSHAAIVGFVAGAAIVIGLQQLKGLLGISHFTNKTDVISVGEAVWRSVHHHWSPYNFILGCSFLSFILFTRFLGRRKKRLFWLPAIAPLLSVILSTLIVFLTRADTHGIKIVKHIKGGLNPSSLHQLQLDGPQVGEVAKAGLVVAVVALTEAIAVGRSFSSIKGYNIDGNKEMVAIGFMNVIGSFTSCYVATGSFSRTAVNFSAGCETLVSNIVMAITVIISLQLFTRLLYFTPIAILASIILSALPGLIDLSAAYNIWKIDKLDFLTCIAAFFGVLFVSVEIGLLVAVAISFAKIILISILPGTETLGRIPGTDMFCDINQYPMASKTSGVVIIRVKSAVICFANANIIKESIMRWVTEDQAEDTKLANVKGHNIYKLVILDTSGLMDVDTSGIASLQELHKNLTSHGIELAIANPRWQVIHKLRLANFVSKIGGRVYLTVGEAVGAAAPDAERANIQA; the protein is encoded by the exons ATGGCTGCTCCAGCCATGGAGACCTTCACACTGGAGGAAATTGTTCTCCCAAACACTTCAAATATGGCTGCTCCTGCCATGGAGACCTTCACACCGGAGGAAATTCCAGACCTTGAGAAGAGTAGCCAAGCCGAAAGGGCTCAGTGGGTGTTGAATGCACCCGAACCCCCAGGTCCATGGCGTGAGCTGATTCATTCTGTAAGGGAAACCCTTTTAGGGCCTTGTGGAAACAAGTTATTGGCCCTCAAGAATCAGCCCGGACCGGAACAAGTTGTTTTGTTCTTGCAAGGGATATTTCCTATCCTTGTTTGGTGTCGAAGCTACTCGGTGACAAAATTTAAGAACGATTTACTGGCGGGTCTAACTATTGCTAGCCTCTGCATTCCCCAG AGTATTGGATATGCAACTTTAGCAAAACTTGATCCTCAATATGGTCTCT ACACAAGTGTGGTACCGCCTCTTATTTATGCTGTAATGGGGACTTCAAGAGAGATAGCTATTGGACCCGTAGCTGTGGTTTCACTGCTTTTGCCCTCAATGATTCAAAAATTACAAGATCCTGTGGCTGATCCAGTTTCCTACACAAAGCTTGTTTTGACAGCAACTTTCTTTGCGGGAATCTTTCAAACTGCCTTTGGACTTTTCAG attaGGATTTCTTGTGGATTTCCTCTCCCATGCTGCTATTGTCGGGTTTGTGGCTGGAGCGGCCATAGTAATTGGCCTTCAACAACTGAAGGGACTTCTTGGGATCAGTCACTTCACCAACAAGACTGATGTAATATCAGTCGGGGAAGCAGTTTGGAGATCAGTTCATCATCAT TGGAGTCCTTACAATTTTATCCTTGGGTGCTCATTCCTGAGTTTCATCCTATTTACTCGATTTCTG GGTAGAAGGAAAAAGAGACTCTTCTGGTTGCCAGCCATTGCTCCTCTCCTATCTGTTATATTATCGACTCTAATTGTTTTTCTGACAAGAGCGGACACACATGGCattaaaattgtaaaacacATCAAAGGAGGCCTCAACCCAAGCTCACTTCATCAGTTACAGCTCGATGGCCCGCAGGTTGGAGAAGTGGCAAAAGCTGGACTGGTTGTTGCCGTTGTTGCACTCACG GAAGCGATTGCAGTTGGGCGATCTTTCTCGTCAATAAAAGGATACAACATTGATGGAAACAAAGAAATGGTTGCCATAGGCTTCATGAACGTCATAGGTTCTTTCACTTCCTGCTATGTTGCCACCG GTTCATTCTCACGCACTGCCGTAAATTTCAGTGCTGGTTGTGAAACTTTAGTATCGAATATTGTGATGGCAATTACAGTGATCATATCATTGCAATTATTCACAAGGCTCTTATATTTCACTCCAATAGCAATCCTTGCTTCAATAATTCTATCTGCTCTTCCGGGACTCATTGACCTCAGTGCAGCTTACAATATTTGGAAGATTGATAAGCTAGATTTCCTTACTTGCATCGCTGCATTCTTCGGTGTGTTGTTTGTATCCGTGGAGATTGGCCTTCTAGTTGCG GTAGCAATATCGTTTGCAAAGATTATTCTCATATCAATTCTACCAGGCACAGAAACCCTAGGACGAATTCCTGGAACTGATATGTTCTGTGACATCAATCAATATCCCATGGCTTCAAAGACTTCTGGGGTCGTAATAATCCGTGTCAAGTCCGCCGTGATTTGTTTTGCAAATGCTAATATCATTAAAGAAAG CATTATGAGATGGGTTACTGAAGATCAAGCGGAGGATACAAAATTAGCAAATGTAAAAggtcataatatttataaactcGTAATTCTGGACACATCCG GCCTAATGGACGTCGACACATCAGGCATTGCTAGTCTGCAGGAGTTGCATAAGAATCTCACTTCACATGGAATCGAG TTAGCCATTGCCAATCCAAGGTGGCAAGTCATTCACAAGCTAAGGTTAGCAAACTTTGTGAGCAAGATTGGAGGAAGGGTCTACTTGACTGTGGGAGAAGCTGTGGGCGCAGCAGCTCCTGATGCAGAAAGGGCTAATATTCAAGCGTGA